The nucleotide sequence GGTGACTGATCGAGATGGTTGCATATCGGGTTGGCATTGGACGTCTTTCGTGGTGGAGACAGGCAGTGAATAAGACTACCGTCTAGCTGGGTATTCAATGGTTGGACTACTATTTTAGTTTTAGAAAACAGGTTGCCCCGTTGTTTCCAGATCAGAACGGCCTCAACATTGAGTGCTTGGCCTGAAATCAAAGCGTAGCGCCTGCCGGTCGAAAACCGTAACGCTATCTGTGCTGAATAGGTACCTTCAATTTTGCCAATTGTGCCCAAATAGTCAAATCATTTCTGGAGTTTAAGGCACTCAGCACTGACGTACCTCCTGAGAGGCATTCAGGAGCGTTTTAGAGGCAGAGTGCGAGAAAATTGCCCACGGTTGGAATCAAGGGACGAGAGAAGCGATTCTGGGCGTCTCAGAGGGTGTGATCTTGTACAGAAAACCGCAGAATAACGGACCACGTACTGGACCACTACCATTTAGTAGATAGTGGACCGTTTTTCGTTTTCTTAAACCTTTTCTCAAAAATGGTTTAAAGTCGGTTCGACACGATTCGAACGTGAGACCTCTTGCTCCCAAAAGATGGAATCTTTTTGCGACTCATTCACCCACACCCCGCAAACCACCCATCCCTGCCGGCGGAGAGTTGAAATGCCACGCCTACCGGACCTGGAATGGGCCCCATGCGGCAATTGGTCCGATCGTGCCTTTACCGATCCTTCCCACCGAGAAAAACGAGTTAATGAAGCCGATATATCGTGAGGCTCCAGACAGTTTTGTAGCCTCCTCTGGCTCTATCAAAACCTTCACATGTATCAGAATACGAGTTAGAGGCAACTCACCTCCACTAAATGTAAACAACGGCCAGAAAGCGTAGCGCCTGCCGGGGAGTGGCAAATTGGTATAAAAACGTAACGCCCAAATAACCACCTGCTGGTTTTGGAGCAGAAGCTGATAATTATCAGTACGGCAGGTGAAAATTCCTGCCCGTTCCTTTTTTCCAACATCAGCTTGACACATGGGACGGTTTGTCCTACCCTTGCCTGCGACATAATGTCCCAGGTTTATGGAAAGGATGCGATAGCGATGGTCAAGACGCCGCGTGATGTCACGGAAGCGGAACTGAGTGTATTGCAGGTACTCTGGCAGCAGGGGCCAGCAACAATTCGCGCGATAACTGAAATCCTTGAACCCGAGCGAACCGACGCCTATTATTCCACCGTTAAAAAGCTGCTGGAACGGCTCGTTACTAAAGGCTATGTGAGCCGCGAACCAGCTGGCATTGCTTTTATCTACGAAGCGAGTATGGATCGTGACGAACTGGTGGGGCGACGCCTGCAGGAAGTGGCGGAGGCTCTGTGTGAAGGTTCCCTGACGCCTCTGCTGACGCAACTGGCGCAGCACAATGATCTGAACCGGAAACAGCAGAAAGTGCTGATGGATTTGATCGAAGATCTGGCTAAACAACACCAAAAACCATAAGGAGATGGCAATGGATCTGCTCTGGAAACTTCTGATCAGCAATGCGATGATCGCCGGCTGTCTGTTTGTGATGGTACTGCTAGTCCGCCGCTGGGTGAAAAACCCGGCGGTGTTGCATCTGCTGCTGTTGCTGGTGTTGATCAAGTTAATCACCCCGGCTGTCTGGTATCCGCGAATCGACCTGCTAACGGCGAAAACGAAGACTGCACCTAATCATCCCGCAATAGCGTCTCCCCAAGGAGCAGAAACAGAATCGACGCCTGAGAGTCAGGCTGCTGCCAAATCGGGGCTGTCGTCCTTTGCTGCTCTGCGAAAGGGCTTGCGAAAGACGACGACAGCTGCAGATCCTACAGCAGAGGACATCCCATCCCCTGGTATGACCAAACAACCGTCCCCGATGGTGGAATCATTCACTGAACCAGCCTGGTCGGCACGACTGACTTCGTATTTCGCTGGACTGGAGTGGACATGGTCCTCCCTGTTACTCCTGATCTGGGGAACGGGAACCATGGTATGTTTTTTCGTGGGTGCAGTGCGAATCATCTGTTTTCAGCGACTGCTGAAACAGGCTCAACCCGCGCCTGCAGAACTGCAGCAACGAGCTCGAACACTGGGAACACAGATCGGATTGAAATCGGTACCCCAGGTCGACCTGATCTCAGGCGCGATCTCTCCCCTGCTCTGGGCCGGCTTCAGCCGGGCACGAATTATCCTGCCGGCACAACTCCTGCAGGAACTGAACGACGCTGAAGTCGAAACGCTGCTGCTGCACGAGCTGGCACATTACCGCCGCGGCGATCACTGGGTGCGGTTGCTCGAACTCCTGACAACGGGACTCTACTGGTGGTACCCGGTCGTGTGGTGGGGCCGCCGGGAAATTCGGGTGATTGAAGAAACCTGTTGTGATGCTTGGGTCATCTGGACTGAACCAGACAAACGACGTGCCTATGCGGAAGTCCTCGTCAAAGCAACAGGCTTCGTTTCTCAGGCGCAGTGCATCCCCGCTGCGACCGGTATGGGAACCCAGCGGATTCTGGAACAGCGGCTGACGTCGATCATGTGTGATTCCTTGAAGCACCGGATTTCGCGGCGGGGAAAATTCCTGCTGGTAACAGTGGCCTTGTTATTATTGTCGCTGGCCCCCCTACCCGGCACTTCACAGGCGGAAACAAAGGTCGCAGAGAAACCGAACCAGCTGCCGAGCGTGGAAGAGATTCTGGGCGGTTACCGGAACAACCTCCAGCGTCTGCTCCCGCTGGGGATGACGTACCGGATCATGGCACAGGAGAACATGAACTGCATCACCCGGGACAGACTGATTCTGGAAGCACTCAGAAATATTCAGAAAGCCGACCGAAGTGAGATCAAGATCGATGGAAAGATCATGAGCGAGGACGAGTACCAGATGAGGGTTACCTACTCATACTCTTCACAGGAAATGTTCCTG is from Gimesia maris and encodes:
- a CDS encoding BlaI/MecI/CopY family transcriptional regulator, translated to MVKTPRDVTEAELSVLQVLWQQGPATIRAITEILEPERTDAYYSTVKKLLERLVTKGYVSREPAGIAFIYEASMDRDELVGRRLQEVAEALCEGSLTPLLTQLAQHNDLNRKQQKVLMDLIEDLAKQHQKP